In one window of Nicotiana tabacum cultivar K326 chromosome 12, ASM71507v2, whole genome shotgun sequence DNA:
- the LOC107795171 gene encoding multiple organellar RNA editing factor 8, chloroplastic/mitochondrial — MATRYLTRSLFTALSRSYTSLSLSTPPPSLSSFSLLRLRPLIAVTAVNLRSVSPAVATSFRGFATRQTSSSLNDPNPNWSNRPPKETILLDGCDFEHWLVVMEKPEGDPTRDEIIDSYIKTLAKVVGSEEEARMKIYSVSTRHYYAFGALVSEELHYKLKELPRVSWVLPDSFLDVKNKDYGGEPFINGQAVPYDPKYHEEWVRNNARANERNRRNDRPRNFDRSRNFERRREMQNTGSNMGGGPPNMTNAPTPNMGGMQQPNMGGRHQPSMGGPQQPNMGGAPHNYGGAPPNNYGGAPNNPNNFQYNSGQSNGGMPYQTGPGPNQNYASNTSGGNPYQNPNMPGRDMPPPNQNYAPNTAGGNPYQNQNMPGRDMPPRNYQ; from the exons ATGGCGACTCGTTATCTGACTCGTTCCTTATTCACTGCTCTCTCTCGCTCATAcacttctctttctctctctacacctcctccctctctctcttctttttctctcctCCGTCTTCGACCGCTTATTGCCGTCACAGCTGTCAACCTCCGCAGCGTCTCTCCGGCGGTAGCAACCTCCTTTCGAGGGTTTGCGACTCGGCAAACGTCGTCGTCTTTAAATGACCCGAACCCGAACTGGTCCAACCGTCCCCCGAAGGAGACGATCCTACTTGATGGATGTGATTTTGAGCACTGGCTTGTTGTGATGGAGAAACCTGAGGGTGATCCTACCAGAGATGAAATCATCGATAGCTACATCAAAACTCTGGCTAAAGTTGTTGGAAG CGAGGAAGAAGCAAGAATGAAGATATACTCTGTCTCGACAAGACATTACTATGCATTTGGAGCTCTTGTATCCGAAGAACTTCATTACAAGCTAAAAG AACTGCCCAGGGTTAGCTGGGTGCTTCCTGATTCCTTCCTGGATGTTAAGAATAAAGATTACGGAG GGGAACCTTTTATCAATGGGCAGGCTGTACCATACGACCCAAAGTACCACGAGGAGTGGGTAAGAAACAATGCCCGAGCTAATGAGAGGAACAGGCGCAATGACCGACCTCGTAACTTTGATAGGTCCAGAAATTTTGAGAGAAGAAGAGAGATGCAGAACACTGGATCCAACATGGGTGGTGGACCTCCCAATATGACGAATGCGCCAACCCCAAACATGGGTGGGATGCAGCAGCCTAACATGGGTGGGAGGCATCAGCCTAGCATGGGAGGACCACAGCAGCCCAACATGGGAGGTGCACCTCATAACTACGGTGGAGCGCCTCCCAATAACTATGGTGGAGCGCCAAACAATCCAAATAATTTTCAATACAATAGTGGACAAAGCAACGGAGGCATGCCTTACCAAACAGGTCCAGGACCAAACCAGAATTATGCTTCAAATACATCTGGTGGAAACCCTTATCAGAATCCAAACATGCCTGGAAGAGATATGCCCCCTCCAAATCAGAACTATGCTCCGAATACGGCTGGTGGAAACCCTTATCAGAATCAAAACATGCCTGGAAGAGATATGCCCCCTCGAAATTATCAATAG